In Coleofasciculus sp. FACHB-T130, the sequence TCTTGATTCGGGATATACACCTTCCGTCCATCATAGGTATTTAGAGTGGTTGCCCGCAGTTGAATTTGGGTAACAGTTCCCTCAAACTCCTTAATCGTCACTTGATCGCCTAATCGAAAAGGTCGGGCGGCAAGTAAAATCATCCCGGAAATGTAGTTACTGAAAACCTCTTTGAGGGCGAAACCAATTGCGACGCTGGTGAGTCCCAACGCCCCCAGTAAGGCCCCAATGTCAAGCCCCAAGACGCCTAGAGCGATCACGGAGCCAATAACCCAGACTCCACCGTATCCTACTCGCCCCATCAGAATTTCAGTGCTGCGATCGCCTTCTGTCTCTTTCTGCGCCCATTTCAAAGCTATGTAACGCACGCCTCTAGCGCCTACCCAGGTGATGCCAACAACGACCAGCGCCCCTAAAATTGAGGGCAAGCTGCTGATGGCATCCCGGACTAGATCTCTCACCGTAAGATAAAGTCGCTGTCCGACATCAATGGCTAGGGGCGGTTTTTTGAAAGCTTGATTTAATTGGTTCGCCCATTTCTCGCCAAGCACCTCTACAGACACCCCAAAGTCGCGGGCGTCCTGTTGAGTTACTGACATTAAGACTCGGTTATTGAGTTGTAAGGTGGCTATCTTCCGTGGATTGTCTGGTTTAACGGTGACTTGCCCCAAAGCCTCTGATTGCAGCAGTATACTGGCAATCCGCCGATTGATAATTTGCGATCGCTCTTGAGCGCTGATTCCCGATAAACTACCTACTTGAAAAACTGGGCGTCCTCTGACAACAACATCAGCAAAATATTGTTCTTCAGTTGAAATCCTTACGGGTGTGGATTTTGGCGAGGTAGCCTCCTGGGCAAGTCCAGATGGAATGGTAATGAAGAAAATGCTGGTAATGACAATTAAAATCTGGAGTCGCTGTGAGCCTTGCTGCCCAGTGCAACGATGAAAAAGAATTTTCATATCCATTCCGAAGGACGACCAAATTTAGCATAATTCGCGCATTTGGCATCTGAATTCTTACTATAGATAGGGAATCTTACTCTAAGTTTCAGTTGTTGCATTTCTCTTCCCCATACTTGACTTGTTTTCCGTCTATAAAATTTGATGAGCGATCGCTTGGTGTTCGTTATTCATTTTTTTATCTATCTTTAGGCGGATGAAAATACTTGATAATTAAAACTATTTTTTTTAGTAAACTGCAACACTGAATAGTCTTACTCGCTCTGCTACTCTGTTGAAACAAAAATTATTCCAATGGAGAAGCGCAGTGCAAACTTCAACAAAATCCTATCTTCCAGAAGAGCTATGTAAGGCTCCAGATTATCATTTAGCGGAGAATTACCCAAAAGATTTACCAGAAGTTGAAATAGGTTCTACTAAATCTAAATACTTAGACTCCCTAGCACCCATTAGTGCTGTGCAAGTTTTTGAAGACATACCAGGTATAAAAAAATCTACTTTCTCATTTGATACAGAGACAGAGACTTCCTTTGAAGTTTGGACTATTCTACCCAACAGGGTATTACTTCCCGAAGATTTAGAGTTTCTCAAGCAAGACAAGCATCGGGTAGAATTAATCGCGAAACAACTGGTTGAAATTGGTAATTCTTGGCTGAATTCACGAATTTTTGACAAAAAAATAAAAGTTCAAAGTTGGGAAGATATTCTAAGTATTTTGGACAAGTATGAATATGCTTATGATTTAATCGATATTATTGAAGTTCCTTATAAAATTAGTAAAACAAATTTACAAAACGAATCTAGTGAAAAAGCTAAATATTGGAGTATTTCTCCGCCGAGTTGGAATATTTCCCTGAAGAAAACTCGCAGTTTTAATGGATGTTATATCGTCGATGACTACAATTCATCTTATAATTTCTCGATAGAAGTTTGGATAGGCATTCCTTTTTTGAAAAATATCCAAACAGGAGAAGTCATTACAAGAGAAAATTTTCAGTGAAGATGCGATTCTACTGGGGAGACGGTAGACTATAGCACGGCAGATGTTGAGAGAACGCT encodes:
- a CDS encoding mechanosensitive ion channel family protein encodes the protein MKILFHRCTGQQGSQRLQILIVITSIFFITIPSGLAQEATSPKSTPVRISTEEQYFADVVVRGRPVFQVGSLSGISAQERSQIINRRIASILLQSEALGQVTVKPDNPRKIATLQLNNRVLMSVTQQDARDFGVSVEVLGEKWANQLNQAFKKPPLAIDVGQRLYLTVRDLVRDAISSLPSILGALVVVGITWVGARGVRYIALKWAQKETEGDRSTEILMGRVGYGGVWVIGSVIALGVLGLDIGALLGALGLTSVAIGFALKEVFSNYISGMILLAARPFRLGDQVTIKEFEGTVTQIQLRATTLNTYDGRKVYIPNQEVFLASIINNTAFKHRRSSVTVGIAYGANISTAKQVITDAVLKVKGVQPKPVPEVLVRELDSGKVNLEIRFWVNSRRLEFLETTSKANEAIKEALHKAEIEIPTEIYTLLVRKSQTEADVYPSDWDSQKRLPNGK